In a single window of the Anaerocolumna cellulosilytica genome:
- a CDS encoding transketolase, giving the protein MKEENIFKIKKFAMSMRQIALEMSLNAGTDRVHFGGGISTIDILAALYGEVMKFRKENPTWEERDRFILSKGHGVLAYYAALSEAGIISKEELLTFKKNQSDLLGHPVINREKGIEFTTGSLGMGLSLGIGIALAFQKQKKNNKIYVLMGDGECNEGSVWEGFMSASQFQLDNITVIIDRNGYQQTGNTKDVMDVGDIALKLKSFGWETTEIDGHNVEQILSALKKKPIPNTPRAIIAKTVKGKGFSFSENNITWHDAVLTKEHYNIALEELNGD; this is encoded by the coding sequence ATGAAAGAGGAAAATATATTCAAAATCAAAAAGTTTGCCATGAGTATGAGGCAGATAGCATTAGAAATGTCATTGAATGCAGGAACAGACCGTGTCCATTTTGGCGGAGGTATATCTACCATCGATATATTAGCGGCTCTCTATGGAGAGGTGATGAAATTTAGAAAAGAAAATCCAACGTGGGAGGAAAGAGATCGTTTTATATTAAGTAAGGGACATGGGGTATTGGCATATTATGCGGCATTAAGCGAAGCGGGAATTATTTCAAAAGAAGAACTGCTGACCTTTAAAAAAAATCAAAGTGACTTATTAGGTCACCCAGTAATTAATAGAGAAAAGGGTATAGAATTTACAACGGGCAGTCTGGGTATGGGACTTTCACTAGGAATCGGAATAGCATTAGCTTTTCAGAAACAAAAGAAGAATAATAAGATATATGTTTTAATGGGTGATGGAGAATGTAACGAAGGTTCGGTATGGGAAGGATTTATGTCTGCATCACAGTTTCAACTGGATAATATAACAGTAATTATTGACAGAAACGGTTATCAACAAACCGGGAATACAAAAGATGTGATGGATGTTGGAGATATAGCTTTAAAACTAAAAAGTTTTGGTTGGGAAACAACCGAAATTGATGGACACAATGTCGAACAGATTCTTTCGGCATTGAAAAAGAAGCCAATACCTAATACACCACGAGCTATTATTGCAAAAACTGTAAAAGGTAAAGGTTTTTCTTTTTCAGAGAATAATATTACATGGCATGACGCTGTACTAACAAAGGAGCATTATAATATAGCACTTGAAGAGTTGAATGGAGACTAG
- a CDS encoding B12-binding domain-containing radical SAM protein, whose amino-acid sequence MNIKKKTKILLLSVLTEKNAIITEEIGICSIAAFLEKDGFEVALVNSTRSYLDFNKIYNDKPDLIGVTMYSTTENAVFETCKTIKEKLPDVKFSIGGYWPTLYGKKLLEKYSLYDYAICGEGELAFRDLANAIEFDGDVSAIGNLLYRENDQIIENQRQELIEDLDSLPFPRRDLLLNNKLKYAYISTSRGCMASCSFCWHQNFWGTKVHNKWRGRSPQNIVTEIKEIVNKYGVNRFWFIDDSFEDYRASNPNRMWDIAQLIVDEKLDITYETYFRAEVYKRFDTEKMKLIKDSGLVGIVFGTESGNEDDLRLYNKPASVIDNLRSIEYFRENDIAVDIGFINFNPYSTFDNLRKNIDFLEKTKFASVLYYIVERCGITEFSSLYYKLKKDGLLIEEENLGCYSYHYLNEDIGKLSKYLYYKYHENENSKEYFYAKKIGSIIREEFKIINYLKRSFGENSEVIKQIIIENENKAWTYLERINRSNAQCFRELLNMTEKGFDYTSAENITEEYLNIEYIKEISALLEKNRLGLYMRLKNEGVPPELYFNLK is encoded by the coding sequence ATGAATATTAAAAAAAAGACAAAAATATTACTGCTCAGTGTGTTAACTGAAAAAAATGCAATTATAACAGAAGAAATTGGTATCTGTTCTATTGCGGCATTTTTGGAAAAGGATGGGTTCGAGGTTGCGCTGGTGAATTCAACGCGTTCTTATTTGGACTTTAATAAGATTTATAACGATAAGCCAGATTTAATTGGAGTTACTATGTACTCTACAACAGAAAACGCTGTTTTTGAAACGTGCAAAACAATAAAAGAAAAGCTGCCAGATGTAAAATTTTCAATTGGAGGATACTGGCCTACTCTTTATGGAAAAAAGTTGCTAGAGAAATATAGCTTATATGATTATGCAATTTGTGGTGAAGGGGAATTGGCTTTTCGTGATTTGGCAAATGCGATTGAATTCGATGGAGATGTATCTGCAATAGGGAACTTGTTATATCGTGAGAATGACCAAATAATTGAGAATCAAAGACAAGAGCTAATTGAGGACTTAGATTCGCTACCCTTTCCAAGAAGAGACTTATTATTAAATAATAAACTTAAATATGCATACATATCGACAAGTAGAGGCTGCATGGCAAGCTGTAGTTTTTGCTGGCATCAAAACTTTTGGGGAACAAAAGTGCATAATAAGTGGAGAGGACGGAGTCCTCAAAATATTGTTACAGAGATAAAAGAAATAGTGAATAAGTACGGAGTTAACCGCTTTTGGTTTATTGATGACAGCTTTGAGGATTATAGGGCCAGTAACCCCAATCGCATGTGGGATATCGCACAGCTAATTGTGGATGAAAAACTGGATATAACCTATGAAACCTATTTTAGAGCAGAAGTATACAAACGGTTTGATACGGAAAAAATGAAATTGATTAAGGATTCAGGACTTGTTGGCATTGTATTTGGTACGGAATCCGGTAATGAGGACGACTTAAGATTATATAATAAACCGGCTTCTGTTATAGACAATTTACGCTCTATTGAATATTTTAGGGAAAATGATATTGCGGTTGATATAGGATTTATTAATTTTAACCCTTACTCCACTTTTGATAATCTGAGAAAGAATATTGATTTTCTTGAGAAAACCAAATTTGCCTCTGTATTATATTATATTGTAGAACGCTGCGGTATAACAGAATTTTCGTCATTATATTATAAATTAAAAAAGGATGGTCTTTTGATTGAGGAAGAAAATCTCGGATGCTATTCTTATCATTATTTGAATGAAGATATTGGAAAACTATCAAAATATCTATATTACAAATATCATGAAAATGAAAATTCCAAAGAGTATTTTTATGCTAAAAAAATTGGAAGCATAATAAGAGAAGAATTCAAAATTATAAATTATTTAAAAAGAAGCTTTGGGGAAAATAGTGAGGTCATTAAACAAATAATTATAGAAAATGAAAACAAAGCGTGGACATACTTAGAACGAATAAATCGCTCAAATGCACAATGTTTCAGAGAACTGCTAAACATGACGGAAAAAGGATTCGATTATACGAGTGCTGAGAACATAACGGAAGAATATTTAAATATAGAGTATATTAAAGAAATTAGTGCTTTACTTGAAAAAAATAGATTGGGACTTTATATGAGATTAAAAAATGAAGGAGTGCCTCCGGAATTGTATTTTAATCTTAAGTAG
- a CDS encoding DUF362 domain-containing protein, with the protein MDSRLHIINNLNYDILYQCYDDVYRYIKNHKSIAKGKRIAIKLNLVGPHKPEAAATTHPEVVSLIVDILISLECEVMLCEDIDGISILEETKILPILKKYGLSFYNLREYGYKSIEAFGETYQYSELIDTCDVFIEIPKFKTHMLTHYTGAIKNLYGCIKRKQRKDLHKNIDEDDFAKIICSVYSIRKPDIVIMDAITAMEGWGPSLGQPKYLGKLVLSTDGVLVDYYLVLTAGFKPEQLKTLQNAIKRHLSEFASEEDIFQYCSPYVKEEKFNRLPVYFGRQREKYIEILRRSLHINQDECIHCGKCKDACPFNAIDMESNMYQCNSEKCNLCTCCLELCPVGAIRLRL; encoded by the coding sequence GTGGATAGTAGATTACACATCATAAATAATTTAAATTACGATATACTATATCAATGTTACGATGATGTTTATCGTTATATAAAGAACCATAAAAGTATAGCGAAAGGAAAAAGGATTGCGATAAAACTGAATCTTGTAGGACCTCATAAACCAGAAGCGGCGGCAACAACTCATCCGGAGGTAGTAAGTCTAATTGTAGATATACTTATTTCTTTGGAATGTGAGGTAATGCTTTGTGAGGATATTGATGGTATATCCATTCTTGAGGAAACAAAAATATTACCTATATTAAAAAAGTATGGGCTCTCCTTTTATAATTTAAGAGAATATGGTTATAAGAGCATCGAAGCTTTTGGAGAAACATATCAATACTCTGAATTAATTGACACATGTGATGTATTTATTGAAATACCAAAGTTTAAGACGCATATGTTAACACACTATACTGGAGCAATAAAGAATTTATATGGTTGTATTAAAAGAAAACAGAGAAAAGATTTACATAAAAATATTGATGAGGATGATTTTGCTAAGATTATTTGTTCTGTTTATTCTATCAGAAAACCGGATATTGTTATTATGGATGCAATAACAGCTATGGAAGGATGGGGTCCTTCCTTAGGACAACCAAAATATCTAGGAAAACTAGTTTTAAGTACAGATGGAGTCCTGGTTGATTATTATCTTGTTCTAACAGCAGGTTTTAAACCAGAGCAACTAAAAACCTTGCAGAATGCTATAAAAAGACATCTTAGTGAATTCGCGTCTGAAGAAGATATTTTTCAGTACTGTAGTCCTTATGTGAAGGAAGAAAAATTTAATAGACTTCCAGTATATTTTGGCAGACAACGTGAAAAATATATTGAGATTTTACGAAGATCCTTGCATATCAACCAGGATGAATGTATACATTGCGGAAAATGTAAAGATGCTTGTCCTTTCAATGCAATCGACATGGAAAGTAATATGTATCAATGTAATTCTGAAAAGTGCAATTTATGTACCTGTTGTCTGGAATTATGTCCGGTGGGAGCAATTCGGCTCAGACTATAA
- a CDS encoding radical SAM protein, which yields MLFIEKVMKEIWKPYADVYKDKLKEYSKYDEETLKDIIKKGIDNYKYPANTNQIVRMTSMISCGCPHWRGNHALGGCSFCDFFTQTFEVFILAEALKRKNVASYAEMVRYSFQVQRGEKVNPLPIEFITVFDTMNENEFGNIVFNELFSDPPLYNQEIRTLVCETRINSITEEAVLLWKSKARDDLVIESGIEVGNEWLRNHWLNKKITDVEMYQAWDIIHKAGCSVNSDILFGIPGITERQSIELFKYTYKKLTDSNSFVVSPLLCKGNDLQSNIIKHFSEDKEMIRIGVIKKELSGMPHILSLLTAFHELFTEDETLIKKLGLAQRHFSEYYSKIIYRFRKSEYYPLVDSIIQVLTNMCLTQNIDDLRDLYDKIIRTDFYHRYLEQLSLEYGMEQLNETLHIVAKKLSNVYSNEEGFKEFEKELSDFNFQY from the coding sequence ATGCTGTTTATCGAGAAAGTAATGAAAGAGATATGGAAGCCATATGCTGACGTATACAAAGATAAGTTGAAAGAATATAGTAAATACGACGAAGAAACACTGAAAGACATTATAAAAAAAGGAATCGATAATTATAAGTATCCTGCCAACACAAACCAGATTGTACGGATGACCAGTATGATATCATGTGGGTGCCCCCATTGGCGTGGTAATCATGCGTTAGGTGGTTGTAGTTTTTGTGATTTTTTTACACAGACATTTGAGGTGTTTATTTTGGCAGAGGCTTTAAAAAGAAAAAATGTAGCTTCCTATGCTGAAATGGTTCGTTATAGTTTTCAAGTACAAAGAGGCGAAAAGGTGAATCCACTGCCAATTGAGTTTATTACTGTTTTTGATACCATGAACGAAAATGAATTTGGCAATATCGTATTTAATGAACTTTTCTCAGATCCCCCATTGTATAATCAAGAAATAAGGACCTTAGTTTGTGAAACAAGAATTAATAGTATTACGGAAGAAGCTGTTCTGTTATGGAAATCTAAGGCAAGAGATGACTTAGTCATTGAAAGCGGCATAGAGGTGGGAAATGAGTGGTTACGAAATCATTGGTTAAATAAGAAAATTACAGATGTAGAAATGTATCAGGCATGGGATATTATACATAAAGCGGGATGCTCAGTAAACAGTGATATACTTTTTGGAATTCCGGGCATAACCGAAAGGCAATCGATTGAGTTATTTAAGTACACTTATAAAAAATTAACGGATTCAAATTCCTTTGTTGTGTCTCCTTTGCTCTGCAAAGGAAATGATTTACAGAGCAATATAATAAAACATTTTTCTGAAGATAAAGAAATGATTAGAATAGGAGTAATAAAAAAGGAATTATCAGGTATGCCACATATTCTTTCTTTATTAACTGCTTTTCATGAGTTATTTACTGAGGATGAAACATTAATAAAAAAATTAGGTTTAGCGCAGAGGCATTTTAGTGAATACTATTCAAAAATTATATATCGATTTCGGAAGAGTGAATATTATCCCCTAGTAGATTCTATTATTCAAGTTCTAACTAATATGTGTTTAACACAAAATATTGATGATCTAAGAGATTTGTATGATAAAATCATAAGAACCGATTTTTATCACAGATACTTAGAACAACTAAGCCTGGAATATGGTATGGAACAATTAAATGAAACATTACACATAGTAGCAAAAAAATTATCCAATGTATATTCGAATGAGGAAGGCTTTAAAGAATTTGAGAAAGAATTATCTGACTTTAATTTTCAGTACTAA
- a CDS encoding GyrI-like domain-containing protein, which translates to MQKMSKTPEATIVMVPAFRAVSSGYQEMGSLFMDGGFFQKVKPFELPLNNIMFNSADFLLYSDGKFNWLWSVQDSVTVKDVNSYEIIDFPGGLYATATTIDSDMESRDAVIERMKAWLETSGFAIDDSRNHQQMSQMIYCLDEIKEELGYEQLQIYLPIKKRI; encoded by the coding sequence ATGCAAAAAATGAGTAAGACACCGGAAGCGACTATTGTGATGGTACCAGCATTCAGGGCAGTATCCTCAGGTTATCAGGAGATGGGAAGCCTTTTTATGGACGGAGGGTTTTTTCAGAAGGTAAAACCCTTTGAACTCCCGCTCAATAATATTATGTTCAATAGTGCAGATTTTTTGTTGTATAGTGACGGAAAATTCAATTGGCTTTGGTCGGTGCAAGACAGTGTAACCGTGAAGGATGTTAACTCTTACGAGATAATTGATTTTCCCGGTGGACTCTATGCAACTGCGACTACCATAGATTCCGATATGGAAAGCCGGGATGCAGTCATAGAAAGAATGAAAGCATGGCTCGAAACCAGCGGTTTTGCCATAGATGACAGTCGTAATCATCAGCAGATGAGTCAAATGATATATTGTCTGGATGAAATTAAGGAAGAACTTGGTTATGAGCAGTTGCAAATTTATCTTCCTATAAAAAAGAGAATATAG
- a CDS encoding radical SAM protein: MIIDCVLIGFNDEKTEATLKKTEAYKNKDAAHNHEISRSAIVDGHIMKYSDLVRESISRATRMKSDLSIYRMPNIDVHDLHHYLKKRNIHAAIVNDFTLDKKKLTYLLRNSSPKLVGISSTCVVEAEPIREMVDFIRNINPTIPIVVRGPFINNINYEYQNYKKIALLQRMGADIYIHERQGEKTLHNIYLELCKEKPDLSRVPNILYKSNIQLYNSEHKILRTIKVPENIHLDDEPVKELTFYGNHIKPPVYIRTDVSCVHNCTYCPYPISGDDVMYSSLDSIEKNLNYIHSLGVKYIIFRDVSLNKSLERFKSILRMMIRNKYDFNWFSYFIISHSDDETYDLMEHSGCKGVILDIDSGVDTILKNMDKQVTRKKLAWGIKKLKEHNIISYASCTIGFPGETVETAKETIQFIEDYRPTFYDLQCWFYDNTSPIAKEKIYYNLEGSGYTWSHKDMDSSLASDIVFHGIKKITNSYFMPSTSFNLWSLVYYLSQGAELEEFFEFSKIYKQVIGYEKADLDKKYIDNINEIMGVFKNNIKLYENLMMRNKQ, from the coding sequence ATGATAATAGATTGTGTATTGATTGGTTTTAATGATGAAAAAACGGAAGCAACTTTAAAAAAAACGGAGGCATACAAAAATAAGGATGCCGCCCATAATCATGAAATATCAAGGTCTGCCATAGTAGATGGACATATAATGAAATACTCGGACTTGGTACGGGAGAGTATTAGTCGTGCAACAAGAATGAAAAGTGATTTATCCATATACCGTATGCCTAATATAGATGTACATGATTTACACCATTATTTAAAGAAAAGGAATATACATGCAGCAATCGTAAATGATTTCACATTAGATAAGAAAAAGCTTACATATCTACTTCGAAATTCAAGTCCTAAATTAGTGGGGATTTCTTCTACCTGTGTTGTTGAAGCAGAGCCAATAAGAGAGATGGTTGATTTTATACGAAATATAAACCCGACTATTCCTATTGTAGTTAGAGGTCCGTTTATAAATAATATTAATTATGAATATCAGAATTATAAAAAGATAGCTTTGTTACAAAGGATGGGAGCAGATATTTACATACATGAACGACAGGGTGAAAAAACACTGCATAATATATATTTGGAACTATGTAAGGAGAAGCCAGATTTATCCAGAGTACCAAATATATTATATAAATCTAATATACAACTATATAATTCTGAACATAAAATTTTAAGAACGATTAAAGTACCTGAAAACATACATCTTGATGATGAGCCTGTGAAGGAGCTTACGTTTTATGGGAATCATATAAAACCACCTGTTTATATACGAACAGATGTAAGCTGCGTACATAATTGTACGTATTGCCCATATCCAATATCAGGCGATGACGTTATGTATTCCAGTTTGGATTCCATTGAAAAAAATCTAAATTACATACATAGTCTTGGAGTCAAATATATTATTTTTAGGGATGTTTCATTGAATAAATCTTTGGAGCGTTTTAAAAGCATTCTTCGAATGATGATAAGAAACAAATATGACTTTAATTGGTTTTCATACTTTATTATTTCCCACTCAGATGATGAAACATATGATTTGATGGAACATTCTGGCTGCAAAGGGGTAATCCTGGACATAGACTCTGGTGTGGATACAATACTAAAAAATATGGACAAGCAGGTTACAAGGAAGAAGTTAGCTTGGGGAATTAAGAAGCTAAAAGAGCATAATATTATTAGCTATGCTTCTTGCACTATAGGATTTCCTGGTGAAACGGTTGAAACTGCAAAGGAGACAATACAATTTATTGAAGACTACCGTCCTACATTTTATGATTTGCAATGCTGGTTTTATGATAATACCAGTCCAATAGCAAAAGAAAAAATATATTATAACTTAGAGGGTTCTGGTTACACATGGTCACATAAAGATATGGATAGCAGTTTAGCAAGTGACATTGTTTTTCATGGTATAAAAAAAATAACCAATTCGTATTTTATGCCATCAACATCTTTTAATCTTTGGTCGCTTGTGTATTATCTTTCACAAGGAGCAGAATTAGAGGAATTTTTTGAATTTTCAAAGATTTATAAACAAGTAATTGGCTATGAAAAAGCGGATTTGGATAAAAAATATATAGATAATATCAATGAAATAATGGGAGTATTTAAAAATAATATAAAATTATATGAGAATCTAATGATGCGCAATAAACAATAA
- a CDS encoding transketolase family protein, which translates to MEITKINAKVWSRIGQRETFGMALLELAKENKNLMALTADVSSSAGLNNFIKSLPEQFIDVGIAEQNMMGIAAGLASEGYDVVTTTFAPFQTMRCFEQIRVNLGYMQNKVCMVGLASGLSLGNLGSTHCCFEDMAIMRAIPNIAVVSPADCGEVVKALEQAVKYDTSVYIRLMGREKTPIVYKDEYEFEIGKGVLLREGNDLTIFCIGTMVSQSLQAAEILEEYGYKPRVVNMHTVKPIDQNMILKACEETRLIVTVEEHNIVGGLGSAVAEYKSTLLDTPPHLFLGIPDIYPKGAGYEELLNHFELTADQIARRILSQLESGGI; encoded by the coding sequence ATGGAGATTACAAAAATAAATGCAAAGGTATGGTCTAGAATTGGTCAGCGTGAAACATTTGGTATGGCATTACTAGAACTAGCAAAAGAAAATAAAAATCTTATGGCCCTTACTGCAGATGTCTCGTCATCAGCTGGTCTAAACAATTTTATTAAATCATTGCCGGAGCAATTCATTGATGTTGGTATTGCAGAACAAAATATGATGGGGATTGCTGCCGGGCTTGCGAGTGAAGGATATGACGTTGTAACAACTACTTTTGCACCATTTCAGACAATGCGCTGTTTTGAGCAGATAAGAGTAAACTTGGGTTATATGCAAAACAAAGTATGTATGGTCGGATTGGCAAGTGGACTTTCCTTAGGAAACCTAGGAAGTACGCACTGTTGTTTTGAAGATATGGCAATTATGAGAGCAATACCAAACATTGCAGTTGTTTCACCTGCTGACTGTGGTGAAGTTGTTAAGGCATTGGAGCAAGCCGTTAAATATGACACCTCTGTATATATACGTTTGATGGGAAGGGAAAAAACACCTATTGTATATAAGGACGAGTATGAGTTCGAAATTGGTAAAGGAGTGTTACTTCGCGAAGGTAATGATCTTACTATTTTTTGCATAGGTACAATGGTTTCCCAAAGCTTGCAGGCTGCAGAAATATTGGAAGAGTATGGATACAAGCCTCGGGTTGTTAATATGCATACTGTGAAACCAATTGACCAGAATATGATTTTAAAAGCATGCGAGGAAACAAGATTGATTGTTACAGTAGAAGAACATAATATTGTCGGGGGATTAGGAAGTGCTGTTGCAGAATATAAATCGACATTACTTGATACTCCACCTCATTTATTCCTAGGAATACCTGATATCTACCCAAAAGGTGCTGGATATGAGGAATTGTTAAATCATTTTGAACTTACCGCAGACCAGATTGCTCGGAGAATCTTAAGTCAACTTGAAAGTGGGGGAATATAA
- a CDS encoding acyl carrier protein → MSNITNYTSSILKIIANVMDIEESTISLDKTFEEIGLGSLGFINIIVQCETEFDIEFGEDKFLISEFPQITDFVSYVESLIQ, encoded by the coding sequence ATGAGCAATATAACAAATTATACAAGCAGTATATTAAAAATAATTGCAAATGTGATGGATATAGAAGAAAGTACGATTTCACTTGACAAGACTTTTGAAGAGATTGGCTTGGGATCGTTAGGCTTTATAAATATTATTGTTCAGTGTGAAACAGAATTCGACATCGAGTTTGGTGAAGATAAGTTCTTGATATCGGAGTTTCCACAAATAACTGATTTTGTATCCTATGTAGAATCATTAATACAATGA
- a CDS encoding acyl carrier protein: MEREEIKHYLKDVIEEILEIQYGDDLFSQELTNLSFNSISFIKLIVKLETEFDITFGEEITLLQKNTTVYDIVNAIYANTIENNENLLEDK, from the coding sequence ATGGAAAGGGAAGAAATAAAACATTATTTAAAAGATGTTATAGAGGAGATACTAGAAATCCAATATGGTGATGATTTATTTAGTCAAGAACTTACTAATTTAAGCTTTAACTCCATCTCATTTATTAAATTAATTGTAAAACTTGAAACAGAGTTTGATATAACGTTTGGTGAAGAAATCACTTTGCTCCAAAAGAATACAACTGTATATGATATCGTAAATGCTATCTATGCAAACACAATTGAGAATAATGAGAACTTATTGGAGGATAAGTAA
- a CDS encoding C45 family autoproteolytic acyltransferase/hydolase: MESKIPYIKVVGSYKERGFSHGSQCAEMIKKNIELCKSLCCILRKSSWEMLLRDTKRFVKSIRKYDLDLYIEMEAIAAGAGVTTEEIIFLNVHTELLNPIWNKASVNEGCTSIYVGRKRTAGNKIYLAQTWDWIHDFKEVLIILHSDDQEGHQFITITEAGIIGNMGINNKGIVVLLNFLPINELNVDGVPYHLLLRRVLESKTVLDAQCNVIRSPIAFALNIIVADSSDEVIDIELTAKGIDLHFPENDRLVHTNHLLSRRLKVREGKSTFESSVMRLETAIETLDEAEIIGIDHIKQLYSVHKKKAHEICSHLVGDIRSCTLFTVIFEQMEQELYISFGLPCENEFVKYDLKQLFN, translated from the coding sequence ATGGAGTCCAAGATTCCTTATATAAAAGTGGTGGGAAGCTATAAAGAAAGAGGATTTAGTCATGGCAGTCAATGTGCTGAAATGATTAAGAAAAACATCGAATTATGTAAATCTTTATGCTGTATCTTAAGAAAATCAAGTTGGGAAATGTTATTACGTGATACGAAACGTTTTGTAAAATCAATCCGTAAATATGATTTGGATTTATATATAGAAATGGAAGCAATCGCCGCTGGTGCCGGAGTGACCACTGAAGAAATTATTTTTCTAAATGTACACACCGAACTTTTGAACCCAATCTGGAATAAAGCCTCTGTAAATGAAGGCTGTACAAGTATATACGTCGGACGTAAACGAACGGCTGGAAATAAGATATACCTTGCACAAACTTGGGATTGGATTCATGACTTTAAAGAAGTGTTGATTATTCTACATTCAGATGACCAAGAGGGGCATCAATTTATAACAATTACAGAAGCAGGAATTATCGGAAATATGGGTATCAATAATAAGGGGATTGTTGTTTTACTTAATTTTTTACCCATTAATGAACTAAATGTTGACGGGGTACCATACCATCTGCTACTAAGAAGAGTTTTAGAATCTAAAACCGTATTAGATGCCCAGTGTAATGTTATTCGTTCCCCGATTGCATTTGCATTAAACATAATTGTTGCTGATTCTTCTGATGAGGTTATTGATATTGAGCTCACAGCAAAAGGAATTGACTTACACTTTCCTGAAAATGACCGTTTAGTACATACAAATCATTTATTAAGTCGCAGGTTGAAGGTTAGAGAAGGAAAAAGTACATTTGAGTCGTCTGTTATGAGATTAGAAACTGCAATTGAAACACTTGATGAAGCAGAAATAATTGGAATAGATCATATAAAGCAGCTTTATTCTGTACACAAAAAAAAGGCACATGAGATATGCAGTCATTTAGTAGGTGACATTAGATCTTGTACTTTATTTACTGTAATTTTTGAGCAAATGGAGCAGGAGCTTTATATATCATTTGGACTGCCCTGTGAAAACGAATTTGTTAAGTATGATTTGAAGCAGTTATTTAATTAA
- a CDS encoding DegT/DnrJ/EryC1/StrS family aminotransferase has translation MSKFHDLALLDDNETNINLFYPYISESCLEEIQDTLKSRWIGQGPKVDQFETSFSRKIVNNKECVAVGAGTDALHLAYVLAGIKAGDEVICPVFTCTATNIPLLYQNAKVIFADIQKESLNIDPNHVKKLVSEKTKAIVCVDYGGLPADLDELKEIANEYNIPLIEDSCQAMGATYKGQPIGTIADYTVFSFQAIKHITSGDGGMLVCKNKEAAVKAKRLRWFGIDRKAKQNGTWDNDITEVGYKYQMTDLGASLLIPALNEFDSLLKHRKKLFNMYVDELEAIQGIDVVGKDKTDRSNAAWACTVSVENAKELQRKLREYNIESNQVHYRNDRYSIFANSCGEFPNMDYMEERYLLLPLHHKITEENIVKICSIIKMGW, from the coding sequence ATGAGTAAGTTTCATGATTTAGCATTGCTTGATGACAACGAAACGAATATTAACTTGTTTTATCCTTATATATCGGAGTCATGTTTAGAAGAGATACAAGATACCTTAAAATCAAGGTGGATAGGGCAAGGTCCCAAGGTAGACCAGTTTGAAACATCATTTTCAAGAAAAATTGTTAATAATAAAGAGTGTGTAGCAGTTGGAGCAGGCACGGATGCACTTCATTTAGCATATGTTTTAGCGGGAATAAAAGCAGGAGATGAGGTTATTTGTCCGGTTTTTACCTGTACTGCAACCAATATTCCCTTATTGTATCAAAATGCAAAGGTTATATTTGCTGATATACAAAAGGAGAGTTTGAATATTGACCCAAATCATGTTAAGAAATTGGTATCTGAGAAAACAAAAGCAATTGTTTGTGTTGATTATGGGGGTTTGCCTGCTGATTTAGATGAATTAAAGGAGATTGCTAATGAATATAATATTCCATTAATTGAAGATAGCTGCCAAGCAATGGGAGCAACATACAAAGGTCAGCCAATTGGTACAATAGCTGATTATACTGTGTTTTCTTTTCAAGCAATAAAGCATATAACTTCAGGAGATGGAGGTATGTTGGTTTGTAAAAATAAGGAGGCAGCAGTTAAAGCAAAACGATTAAGATGGTTTGGAATTGATCGTAAAGCGAAGCAAAATGGAACTTGGGATAATGATATTACAGAAGTAGGATATAAATATCAAATGACAGACTTAGGAGCTTCATTGCTTATCCCTGCTTTAAATGAGTTTGATTCATTATTAAAACATAGGAAAAAGTTATTCAATATGTATGTGGATGAGTTAGAAGCAATTCAGGGTATAGACGTAGTTGGAAAAGACAAAACGGATAGATCAAATGCAGCCTGGGCATGTACTGTATCCGTTGAAAACGCTAAGGAATTACAAAGAAAATTACGAGAGTATAATATTGAATCAAATCAAGTTCATTACCGAAATGATCGATATTCTATTTTTGCTAATTCTTGTGGAGAATTTCCCAATATGGATTATATGGAAGAACGATATTTATTATTGCCCTTGCATCATAAAATCACAGAAGAGAATATTGTGAAAATATGCAGTATTATTAAAATGGGATGGTAA